The genomic window TGACGGATTGGAGGGCTCGGAACCCGAACGCAAAAATTGCTGTGTCGGTTCCCCTCTTGCATGAAGTGGCCCTGGAGGGAGAGTTTGAGAAAATTCTCTGCGTAGGTTGCTCCTACGCGACGCAACTGCGTCGGCTCCTGGCACGCGGTTTGGAAAGGGAGGAAGCGGAGGCACGGATCGAGAGTCAGTGGCCAATCGAGAAGAAGGCCGCGCGCAGCGACGTACTCCTCTGGAACGACGGTTCGTTGGAACTTCTGGAGCAGCAGATTTCTCGCTTTGTCCTCGCTTGCGCAGCACCTTGAGACATTGTCCCTTGCGGGACGAGGAACGGGGTGCGCGGTGGAATCCAACACGCGATCGAGTGGAACGGGCAGTTTCTGGTGAGAGAGGGGGAAGAGGGAAACCTCAATGGAAAAAGAATGAATGCGGATGAAATCGGACAGGAGAAGGGTGAACCTTCAAAGAGTGGCGCATCGACCGGGACTAGTCCATGGGAAGCGGGCGCGCCCTCCGAAGAGCAGCGGCAGCCTCGGAGCGGACACCCGGCCCGGCCTGCCGAATCCCGCGGCGGTGAGCAGCCCAATCGCAAGGAAGGAGGTGGGGAGTGGTCTCGTCCTCTTGCGACCGGCCAGCCGCTCAGCCTGAGCGAGCTCCAGCACCTTTCCTTTGCGGAGCTCCAGCTGAAAGCCGGGGAGTATCAGATCGAGAATCCCGGGCTACTCCGGAAGCACGAGTTGATCTTCGAGACGTTGCGTCGTCATGCCCAGCGCAACGGTCCGATTTTCGGAGACGGGGTCCTGGAGGTGCTCTCCGAGGGGTATGGCTTCCTGCGGTCGCCCGCCTACAACTACTTTCCTTGTCCCGAAGACGTCTACGTCTCTCCTGCGCTGATCCGGCGCAACGGCCTCAAGAAGGGCAACCTGGTTTCGGGCCCCATTCGTCACCCGAAGGAGAAGGAGCGATATTTCTCGCTTTTGCAGGTCGATCTTGTCGAAGGGGAAGAGCCGGACAAGGTCCGCAATCGCATCTTTTTCGACAACCTCACCCCCCTCTTTCCCAACCGTCGGATTTTCCTCGAAGGAAAGTCGAAGGACGCTTCCCTGCGGGTCATCGATCTGGTTACGCCGATCGGCTTCGGTCAACGCGGTTTGATCGTGGCTCCTCCGAGGACCGGGAAGACCGTCCTGATGCAGAAGATCGCCAACGGGGTCAGTGAAAATCATCCTCAGGCGCATCTGATCGTCCTTCTGGTCGACGAACGGCCCGAAGAGGTGACCGATATGGAGCGCTCCGTCCGCGGCGAGGTCATCAGCTCGACCTTCGATGAGACACCGGAGCGCCATGTCCAGGTGGCCGAAATGGTGATCGAGCGGGCGAAGCGCCTGGCGGAGACGAAGGTGGACGTGGTCATCCTGCTCGACTCGCTGACCCGGTTGGCGCGTGCGTACAACACCTTGCAGCCCCATAGCGGAAAAATTTTGACCGGAGGCGTCGACGCCAATGCGCTGCAGAAACCGCGGCGCTTTTTTGCGGCGGCGCGGAACTTGGAAGAAGGCGGGAGCGTGACGATCCTGGCCACGGCCCTGATCGAGACCGGGTCGAAGATGGACGACGTCATCTTTGAGGAATTCAAGGGAACCGGCAACATGGAGGTCCATCTCGACCGTGCGCTCGTCGACAAGCGAATCTACCCGGCGATCAACATCCCCAAGTCGGGTACGCGCAAGGAGGAGCTCCTCTATCATCCCGACGAGATTGCGCGGATTCATGTCTTGCGCCGCGCGCTTTCCTCCGTACCTCCGGTGGAGGCCATGGAGCTGCTGCTCGAGCGGTTGCGCAAGACCAAGAGCAACGTCGAGTTCCTCCTTTCGATGAATCTCAAGGAGTAGAGTTCTTTCCACTCGTCCCGATGAAGATCCTGGTGACCGGTGGGGCGGGGTATGTGGGAAGCGTCTGCGTGGAGTTTCTCCTGGAGGCAGGCATTTCCGTAGTGGTCGTTGACAATCTCTCCGAAGGACACCGGGCGGCGGTGGACGAACGGGCCACCTTCCATCGGCTCGATTTGAGCGACCGCGAGGGGATTCTGGCCTTATTCCGAGCCGAGAGGCCCGATTCGGTCATCCATTTTGCGGCCAACGCCCTGGTCGCCGAGTCGATGCGGGATCCTTCGGCCTACTTCCGCAACAATGCGTTCTATGGGATCCATCTGCTCGACGCCATGGTGGCAACGGGAGTGCGCAAGATCGTCTTTTCCTCCACTTGCGCCGTCTACGGGCTCCCGCTCAAGATTCCGATCGAGGAGCGGGGAGAGGCGAAGCCGATCAATCCCTACGGCGAGTCGAAGCTCTGCTTCGAAAGGATCTTGCGCTGGTATGCGGAGATCCACGGGATCGTTCCGCTGATTCTGCGCTACTTCAATGCCGCCGGAGCTTCGGACCGGTATGGGGAAGACCATGAGCAAGAAACCCATCTGATTCCCAACGTATTGCGGGTGGCGTTGGGAAAGCGCAGGACGGTAGAGGTCTACGGGGACGGATTTGCCACCCCTGATGGCACGGCGATCCGGGATTACGTCCACGTGCGCGACCTGGCGGCAGCCCATCTGGCTGTGCTGCGGCGAGAGCAACCCAGCCTCTACAACGTGGGGACCGGAGAGGGGTGGTCGGTCCTGCAAGTCGTCGAGATGGCGCGCAAGATCACCGGAGCCCCGATCCCCTACGACGTCCGGCCAGCTCGTCCGGGGGATCCACCGCGCCTTGTGGCGAACGTTCACAAGATCCACCAGGAGCTCTCGTGGAAGCCGGAACGCTCGCGGCTTTCCGAAATCATCGAGAGCGCCTGGCGGTGGCATCGGGCACATCCCGACGGATATCCGGAAGACCCAGCGGAAGCGGAGAGGCAGAGAGGAAGGGCCACATAGCGGAATTCCGCGCCGGGCCGCTTTCGTGCACCCAAAACGGAGGGATTGGTACCCAACCGGGCACCGACTCCGCAGGGCGGAGCTGCTCTTTTCCCTTGTGGAGCAAGCAATAGCGCGGTACATCGAGAAAATGGGCGGTGATCGCCGGGAGATGCGGGAGCGCCGAGCTCAGAGAGTTCCGGCTCGGTTTGCGGGCTGCGGGCTCCCGGAACGGCCGCGGCGGTGGGCCACAGGCTTTTCCCCAGCACCGCTGGCTACTGCGGGCTTCTCGGACGAACCGAGAGGGATCGCCGGAAGAATATGGCGCCATGCCCGTGCGGCCGTGGTGCTCGTAGCGGTGGTGCTTCCCGTGACGGGAAGGGCGGACGGGATTCGCCTCGACCGCGACAATCCGGCGAGTGAGGCGATCGTTCAGGTGGTCGCCTATCAAGGCATCGGCAACGGCATCGTTCGGGTGACCGGAACCGGGTTTTTCGTCAACCCCCATGG from Methylacidimicrobium sp. B4 includes these protein-coding regions:
- the coaE gene encoding dephospho-CoA kinase (Dephospho-CoA kinase (CoaE) performs the final step in coenzyme A biosynthesis.), with the protein product MPVSYVGLTGGIAAGKSTTSEWLRRMGWLVIDADEIARELTAPGQKTWQKLVDAFGEQILNEDKTIDRKKLGSMVFRCSQLRETLNGLTHPDIAERWRKEVTDWRARNPNAKIAVSVPLLHEVALEGEFEKILCVGCSYATQLRRLLARGLEREEAEARIESQWPIEKKAARSDVLLWNDGSLELLEQQISRFVLACAAP
- the rho gene encoding transcription termination factor Rho; the protein is MNADEIGQEKGEPSKSGASTGTSPWEAGAPSEEQRQPRSGHPARPAESRGGEQPNRKEGGGEWSRPLATGQPLSLSELQHLSFAELQLKAGEYQIENPGLLRKHELIFETLRRHAQRNGPIFGDGVLEVLSEGYGFLRSPAYNYFPCPEDVYVSPALIRRNGLKKGNLVSGPIRHPKEKERYFSLLQVDLVEGEEPDKVRNRIFFDNLTPLFPNRRIFLEGKSKDASLRVIDLVTPIGFGQRGLIVAPPRTGKTVLMQKIANGVSENHPQAHLIVLLVDERPEEVTDMERSVRGEVISSTFDETPERHVQVAEMVIERAKRLAETKVDVVILLDSLTRLARAYNTLQPHSGKILTGGVDANALQKPRRFFAAARNLEEGGSVTILATALIETGSKMDDVIFEEFKGTGNMEVHLDRALVDKRIYPAINIPKSGTRKEELLYHPDEIARIHVLRRALSSVPPVEAMELLLERLRKTKSNVEFLLSMNLKE
- the galE gene encoding UDP-glucose 4-epimerase GalE; translation: MKILVTGGAGYVGSVCVEFLLEAGISVVVVDNLSEGHRAAVDERATFHRLDLSDREGILALFRAERPDSVIHFAANALVAESMRDPSAYFRNNAFYGIHLLDAMVATGVRKIVFSSTCAVYGLPLKIPIEERGEAKPINPYGESKLCFERILRWYAEIHGIVPLILRYFNAAGASDRYGEDHEQETHLIPNVLRVALGKRRTVEVYGDGFATPDGTAIRDYVHVRDLAAAHLAVLRREQPSLYNVGTGEGWSVLQVVEMARKITGAPIPYDVRPARPGDPPRLVANVHKIHQELSWKPERSRLSEIIESAWRWHRAHPDGYPEDPAEAERQRGRAT